Proteins encoded in a region of the Agromyces protaetiae genome:
- a CDS encoding polyprenyl synthetase family protein translates to MTSLLLGAPPGHATDDLAAVDEHLETFFTRAIARAGAHGDAYRRLWSATRDAAQGGKRVRPRLVLAVHRAFEGDDPASAVATAAAFELLHTAFLMHDDVIDHDDVRRGIPNVTGRFAAEAAGRGASAARAREYGEASAILAGDLLISAAHRMIAGLDVPFARREALLELVDECVFLAAAGEHADVRFTLGETPSAGDIVSMIENKTASYSFSGPLRAGAILAGASPDTVDGLGEVGAHLGVAFQLRDDVLGVYGEREVTGKTTIGDLREGKETLLIAFARADASWAAVSGRFGRPDLDEADAELLRAVITSSGAHDRVEALISGRCRSAIDLVERAGLPPALADELTEVARGCGERDR, encoded by the coding sequence ATGACGAGCTTGCTCCTCGGCGCCCCTCCCGGGCACGCGACCGACGACCTCGCAGCGGTCGACGAGCACCTCGAGACCTTCTTCACCCGCGCCATCGCACGGGCGGGCGCCCATGGCGACGCGTACCGCCGGCTCTGGTCGGCGACGCGCGACGCAGCACAGGGCGGCAAGCGCGTCCGGCCACGGCTCGTCCTGGCGGTGCACCGGGCGTTCGAGGGCGACGACCCGGCATCCGCGGTGGCGACGGCGGCCGCGTTCGAGCTGCTGCACACCGCCTTCCTGATGCACGACGACGTGATCGATCACGACGACGTGCGCCGAGGCATCCCGAACGTGACCGGCCGCTTCGCCGCCGAGGCCGCGGGCCGTGGCGCGTCGGCGGCCCGCGCGCGCGAGTACGGCGAGGCGTCCGCGATCCTTGCCGGCGACCTGCTGATCAGCGCGGCGCATCGCATGATCGCCGGACTCGACGTGCCGTTCGCGCGGCGCGAGGCGCTGCTCGAGCTCGTGGACGAGTGCGTCTTCCTCGCCGCGGCGGGCGAGCATGCCGATGTCCGGTTCACCCTCGGCGAAACCCCCTCGGCCGGTGACATCGTCTCCATGATCGAGAACAAGACGGCGTCCTACTCGTTCAGCGGGCCGCTCCGGGCCGGCGCGATCCTCGCGGGCGCGTCACCCGACACGGTCGACGGGCTCGGCGAGGTGGGTGCGCATCTCGGCGTCGCCTTCCAGCTCCGCGACGATGTGCTCGGCGTCTACGGCGAGCGCGAGGTCACGGGCAAGACGACGATCGGCGACCTCCGCGAGGGCAAGGAGACGTTGCTGATCGCCTTCGCGAGAGCGGATGCCTCGTGGGCGGCCGTGTCCGGCCGCTTCGGCCGACCCGATCTGGACGAGGCCGACGCCGAGCTGCTGCGCGCCGTCATCACGTCGAGCGGTGCGCACGATCGCGTCGAGGCGCTCATCTCGGGGCGGTGCCGGTCGGCGATCGACCTCGTCGAGCGTGCCGGGCTGCCGCCGGCGCTCGCCGACGAGCTCACGGAGGTCGCGCGCGGGTGCGGGGAGCGCGACCGATGA
- a CDS encoding MarR family winged helix-turn-helix transcriptional regulator: protein MVDMGERRMPIAAAMHDPRITDRDEALVPRAGMTDDEVADVVRVMESLQRWHDAAARMSAASERYMRLNHTDMRAIRFLIAARNQGAVATPGALAAYLGISSAATTKLLDRLERGGHVTRGAHPTDRRALALTVTEHTRHDARETVGRQHARRFAVAAALEPAEREVVVRFLDALAATGDGVPEPQVE from the coding sequence ATGGTTGACATGGGGGAGCGGCGTATGCCCATCGCGGCCGCCATGCACGACCCCCGCATCACCGACCGCGACGAAGCGCTCGTCCCCCGTGCGGGCATGACCGACGACGAGGTCGCCGACGTCGTCCGGGTCATGGAGAGCCTGCAGCGATGGCACGACGCGGCGGCGCGCATGAGCGCGGCCTCCGAGCGCTACATGCGCCTCAACCACACCGACATGCGGGCCATCCGATTCTTGATCGCCGCGCGCAACCAGGGCGCCGTCGCGACACCCGGCGCGCTCGCCGCCTATCTCGGGATCTCGAGCGCGGCGACGACCAAGTTGCTCGACCGGCTCGAACGCGGCGGGCACGTCACGCGCGGCGCGCACCCGACCGACCGGCGTGCGCTCGCCCTCACCGTCACCGAGCACACCCGGCACGACGCCCGAGAGACCGTCGGCCGCCAGCACGCCCGGCGGTTCGCGGTCGCGGCCGCGCTGGAGCCCGCCGAGCGCGAGGTCGTGGTCCGCTTCCTCGACGCGCTCGCGGCGACCGGCGACGGCGTGCCGGAGCCGCAGGTCGAGTAG
- a CDS encoding prenyltransferase, whose product MATRATDRRSFAADLLVASRPLSWINTAFPFAAAYLLTTREIDVALIVGTLFFLVPYNLAMYGINDVFDYASDQANPRKGGAEGALLTPARHRATLIAAVAACVPFVVWLVVLGGPASWAVLAVSLFAVAAYSVPGLRFKERPFLDSLTSSVHFVSPAVYGLVLAGATFTPQLMALLAAFLAWGIASHAFGAVQDVLPDREGGIASIATVLGARWTVRFAIAMWLVAALLMLLTAWPGPLAALLAVPYVVAAWPFRSVTDHDSGAANRGWRRFLAINYAVGFLVTMLLIWYAALTA is encoded by the coding sequence ATGGCGACGCGCGCGACTGACCGGCGGAGCTTCGCCGCCGACCTGCTGGTCGCGTCGCGACCGCTGAGCTGGATCAACACGGCGTTCCCGTTCGCGGCCGCGTACCTGCTGACGACACGGGAGATCGATGTCGCACTGATCGTCGGAACGCTGTTCTTCCTCGTGCCGTACAACCTCGCGATGTACGGCATCAACGATGTGTTCGACTACGCGTCCGACCAGGCGAACCCGCGCAAGGGCGGCGCCGAGGGCGCCCTGCTCACCCCCGCGCGCCACCGGGCGACGCTCATCGCGGCCGTCGCCGCGTGCGTGCCGTTCGTCGTCTGGCTCGTCGTGCTCGGCGGGCCGGCGTCGTGGGCGGTGCTCGCGGTGAGCCTGTTCGCGGTCGCCGCGTACTCGGTGCCCGGGCTGCGGTTCAAAGAGCGGCCCTTCCTCGACTCGCTCACCTCGAGCGTGCACTTCGTGAGCCCCGCGGTGTACGGGCTCGTGCTCGCCGGCGCGACGTTCACGCCGCAGCTGATGGCGCTGCTCGCGGCGTTCCTCGCCTGGGGCATCGCGAGCCACGCGTTCGGCGCCGTGCAAGACGTCCTGCCCGACCGCGAGGGCGGCATCGCCTCGATCGCGACCGTGCTCGGTGCCCGCTGGACCGTGCGCTTCGCGATCGCGATGTGGCTCGTCGCGGCGCTGCTCATGCTGCTCACCGCGTGGCCCGGACCGCTCGCCGCGCTGCTCGCCGTGCCCTACGTCGTGGCCGCCTGGCCGTTCCGCAGCGTCACCGACCACGACTCGGGCGCCGCGAACCGCGGCTGGCGCCGCTTTCTCGCGATCAACTACGCGGTCGGATTCCTCGTCACCATGCTGCTCATCTGGTACGCGGCGCTCACCGCGTGA
- a CDS encoding type II toxin-antitoxin system Phd/YefM family antitoxin: protein MNDVVTISHAKQNLGALVDHAHLLHDPVFLTGHGRRVAVIVDAEAFERMVERLEDLDDAEAAHIARREMEETSALPVPWEEVKAELGLS from the coding sequence ATGAACGATGTCGTGACCATCTCGCACGCGAAGCAGAATCTGGGCGCACTCGTGGATCACGCACATCTGCTTCATGACCCCGTGTTCCTCACAGGACACGGGCGTCGGGTGGCCGTGATCGTCGACGCCGAGGCGTTCGAGCGCATGGTGGAGCGGCTCGAGGACCTCGATGATGCCGAAGCGGCACACATCGCTCGCCGCGAGATGGAGGAGACGTCGGCGCTGCCCGTCCCCTGGGAGGAGGTCAAGGCGGAGCTCGGTCTGTCGTGA
- the crtI gene encoding phytoene desaturase family protein — MSRVVVIGGGIAGLASAALLARDGHTVTLVEARTELGGRAGRWESGGFRFDTGPSWYLMPEVFEHFFRLMGTSTAAELDLVRLDPGYRVFFEGTGLESTGFEDTGFEGGHVEAAPPPVDVRASREASVALFESIEPGAGAALERHLDSADETYRLAMSHFLYTDFSAPGALLRRSVLRRAGRLVRLLGESLDRYVGRSFRDRRLRQILGYPAVFLGSSPYDAPSMYHLMSRFDLADGVFYPMGGFGEVIDAVARLATAAGVEIRTGAEVVAITTAGRRATGVRVRTPDGRESSLKADVVVSAADMHHTETALLPRELRSHSDAALERRNPGPGAVLVMLGVRGRLPQLTHHNLLFTADWEDNFRRIFGVDASVPDPASLYACMPSATDASVAPPGCENLFLLVPVPADTSIGGGGVDGDGDPMVERIADAAVAQLGAWAGIPDLADRIVVRRTIGPADFASWFHSWRGSALGPAHTLRQSAFFRGRTASRTVDGLYFAGATTIPGIGLPMCLISAELVAKSLRGDRSTGPMAEPRADLASA, encoded by the coding sequence GTGAGCCGCGTCGTGGTCATCGGCGGCGGCATCGCCGGGCTCGCGTCCGCGGCGCTGCTGGCTCGCGACGGACACACCGTGACCCTCGTCGAAGCCCGAACCGAGCTGGGCGGCCGGGCCGGGCGGTGGGAGTCCGGCGGGTTCCGGTTCGACACCGGACCCTCGTGGTACCTCATGCCCGAGGTGTTCGAGCACTTCTTCCGGCTCATGGGCACGAGCACCGCGGCCGAGCTCGACCTCGTGCGGCTCGACCCCGGCTACCGCGTGTTCTTCGAGGGCACCGGCTTGGAGAGCACCGGCTTCGAAGACACCGGCTTCGAGGGAGGGCACGTCGAGGCAGCGCCCCCGCCCGTCGACGTGCGCGCCTCGCGCGAGGCATCCGTCGCGCTCTTCGAATCGATCGAGCCGGGCGCGGGCGCCGCACTCGAGCGCCACCTCGACTCGGCCGACGAGACGTACCGGCTCGCCATGTCGCACTTCCTGTACACCGACTTCTCCGCGCCCGGCGCGCTCCTGCGCCGGTCGGTGCTGCGCCGGGCCGGCCGGCTCGTGCGCCTGCTCGGCGAGTCGCTCGACCGGTACGTCGGCCGCTCCTTCCGCGACCGCCGGCTGCGGCAGATCCTCGGCTATCCCGCGGTGTTCCTCGGCAGCTCGCCGTACGACGCACCGAGCATGTACCACCTCATGAGCCGGTTCGACCTCGCCGACGGCGTGTTCTATCCGATGGGCGGGTTCGGCGAGGTGATCGACGCCGTTGCACGGCTCGCGACCGCGGCGGGCGTCGAGATACGCACCGGTGCCGAGGTCGTCGCGATCACGACCGCCGGCCGGCGAGCGACCGGCGTCCGGGTCCGCACCCCCGACGGCCGGGAGTCGTCGCTGAAGGCCGACGTCGTCGTGTCAGCCGCCGACATGCACCACACCGAGACCGCGCTGCTGCCTCGGGAGCTGCGCAGCCACAGCGACGCCGCGCTCGAACGACGCAATCCCGGCCCCGGCGCCGTACTGGTCATGCTCGGCGTCCGCGGTCGCCTGCCGCAGCTCACGCACCACAACCTGCTCTTCACGGCCGACTGGGAGGACAACTTCCGCCGCATCTTCGGCGTCGACGCGTCGGTGCCCGATCCCGCGTCGCTCTACGCGTGCATGCCCAGCGCGACGGATGCCTCGGTGGCACCGCCCGGCTGCGAGAACCTGTTCCTGCTCGTGCCGGTCCCCGCCGACACCTCCATCGGCGGTGGAGGCGTCGACGGCGATGGCGACCCGATGGTCGAGCGCATCGCCGACGCCGCGGTCGCACAGCTCGGGGCGTGGGCCGGCATCCCCGACCTCGCCGACCGGATCGTCGTCCGCCGCACGATCGGGCCGGCCGACTTCGCCTCGTGGTTCCACTCGTGGCGCGGTTCCGCGCTCGGCCCGGCGCACACGCTGCGGCAGAGCGCGTTCTTCCGCGGGCGCACGGCGTCGCGCACCGTCGACGGCCTGTACTTCGCCGGCGCCACCACGATCCCCGGCATCGGGCTGCCGATGTGCCTGATCAGCGCCGAGCTCGTGGCCAAGTCGCTGCGTGGCGACCGTTCGACCGGGCCGATGGCCGAACCGCGCGCCGACCTCGCGAGCGCATGA
- the idi gene encoding isopentenyl-diphosphate Delta-isomerase codes for MRSESIEEVVLLDEFDRPIGTAPKSSVHGADTARHLAFSCHVFNDRDELLVTRRALTKQAWPGVWTNSFCGHPAPAEPLLHAIRRRGEFELGLRLSEVEPVLPSFHYRATDASGIVEHELCPVYTARTDSVPEPHPGEVVEFAWVEPEALAAAVRSAPWAFSPWLVLQAQLLPFLGGSGSLESGALDESHGPRAIAS; via the coding sequence ATGCGCAGCGAATCCATCGAAGAGGTCGTCTTGCTGGACGAGTTCGACCGCCCCATCGGCACCGCGCCGAAGTCGAGCGTGCACGGCGCCGACACCGCTCGGCACCTGGCCTTCTCGTGTCACGTGTTCAACGATCGCGACGAGCTGCTCGTGACGCGGCGCGCCCTGACGAAGCAGGCCTGGCCCGGCGTCTGGACCAACTCGTTCTGCGGCCATCCGGCGCCGGCGGAGCCGCTCTTGCACGCGATCCGCCGCCGTGGCGAGTTCGAGCTCGGTCTCCGGCTGAGCGAGGTCGAGCCGGTGCTGCCGAGCTTCCACTATCGGGCGACGGATGCCTCGGGCATCGTCGAGCACGAACTCTGCCCGGTGTACACGGCGCGGACCGACTCCGTGCCCGAACCGCACCCGGGCGAGGTGGTCGAGTTCGCCTGGGTCGAGCCCGAGGCGCTCGCGGCCGCGGTGCGCAGCGCACCGTGGGCGTTCAGCCCGTGGCTCGTGCTGCAGGCACAGCTCCTGCCCTTCCTGGGCGGAAGCGGGTCCCTCGAGAGCGGCGCGCTCGACGAGTCGCACGGTCCCAGAGCGATCGCGTCATGA
- a CDS encoding phytoene/squalene synthase family protein: MTATTGLALYDEVARRGSARVISAYSTSFGLASRLCSAPVRAHIADVYALVRVADEVVDGPAEEAGLDAAARRGMLDALEAETEQAIGSGYSSNLVVHAFARTARATGFGSELTRPFFASMRADLEPVDFDDAAFREYVYGSAEVVGLMCLRAFVAGLPADAERDERWARGARHLGAAFQKVNFLRDLAEDYADRGRRYFPGVDPRRLTEADKTRILDDIDRDLRIAGEVIPELPGGCRRAVQAAHALFAELAARLRRTPAADVLAARVRVPAPRKLLLLARAAAGRPRGAST; encoded by the coding sequence ATGACCGCGACGACCGGTCTCGCGCTGTACGACGAGGTCGCCCGCCGGGGATCGGCCCGCGTCATCTCCGCGTACTCGACGTCGTTCGGTCTCGCGAGCCGGCTGTGCTCGGCCCCGGTGCGGGCGCACATCGCCGACGTCTACGCGCTCGTGCGCGTGGCCGACGAGGTGGTCGACGGTCCGGCCGAGGAGGCCGGGCTCGACGCGGCGGCCCGCCGCGGCATGCTCGACGCCCTCGAGGCCGAGACGGAGCAGGCGATCGGCTCCGGCTACAGCTCGAACCTCGTGGTGCACGCCTTCGCCCGCACGGCCAGGGCCACCGGCTTCGGCTCCGAGCTCACCCGGCCGTTCTTCGCGTCGATGCGCGCCGACCTGGAGCCGGTCGACTTCGACGACGCGGCCTTCCGCGAGTACGTGTACGGATCGGCCGAGGTCGTCGGCCTCATGTGCCTCCGCGCCTTCGTCGCGGGGCTGCCCGCCGACGCCGAGCGCGACGAGCGGTGGGCCCGGGGGGCCCGTCATCTCGGCGCGGCGTTCCAGAAGGTGAACTTCCTGCGCGACCTCGCCGAGGACTACGCGGACCGCGGACGGCGGTACTTCCCCGGTGTCGATCCGCGACGACTGACCGAGGCCGACAAGACCCGCATCCTCGACGACATCGATCGCGACCTCCGGATCGCGGGTGAGGTGATCCCCGAGCTTCCCGGTGGCTGCCGTCGCGCGGTGCAAGCGGCGCACGCGCTGTTCGCCGAGCTCGCCGCACGCCTGCGCCGGACTCCGGCCGCCGACGTGCTCGCCGCGCGGGTGCGCGTGCCCGCACCGCGGAAGCTTCTGCTGCTCGCCCGCGCCGCCGCGGGCCGACCCCGCGGAGCGTCGACGTGA
- a CDS encoding type II toxin-antitoxin system RelE family toxin, protein MRKLDPHARRRVQAAIELLAETPRPPAAKQLVNSGGAWRVRTGDYRVVYEIHDDRIVVLVLRIGHRREISR, encoded by the coding sequence GTGCGGAAGCTCGATCCCCACGCTCGGCGCCGCGTGCAGGCGGCGATCGAGCTCTTGGCTGAGACCCCGAGGCCCCCAGCAGCGAAGCAGCTCGTCAACAGCGGGGGCGCATGGCGCGTTCGCACCGGGGACTATCGGGTCGTGTATGAGATCCACGACGACCGGATCGTCGTACTCGTCCTTCGCATCGGGCACCGCAGAGAGATCTCCCGCTGA
- a CDS encoding class I SAM-dependent methyltransferase — MTTQFDATDAQAFAGRLFASTLGAFEMASVYLGERLGWYRSLATDGPATAAELARRTGTDARYAREWLEQQATSGILSVERDADDGERRRYELPAAHAEVLTDSGSLNFLAPLARMIGAVRLPELAAVYRTGDGISWNDFGDDGREAQADINRPWFEQRLGEALASVPDLDRMLARPGARFADVGCGYGWSSVALARAYPEASVEGFDVDAPSVEAARRTADAADLADRVRFHLAGGEEIAERERSAQGEGFDAAFIFEALHDMPFPVEVLRSIRAALRPGAPLVVMDEAVAERFTPNGDETERVMYGYSLFICLPDSRSAEGSAATGTVMRPATLARYASEAGFADVEILPIDDFAAFRFYALT; from the coding sequence ATGACCACGCAGTTCGACGCCACGGACGCGCAGGCGTTCGCCGGCCGGCTGTTCGCCTCGACGCTCGGAGCGTTCGAGATGGCGAGCGTGTATCTGGGCGAGCGGCTCGGCTGGTACCGCTCGCTCGCCACGGATGGTCCCGCGACGGCCGCGGAACTCGCTCGGCGTACGGGCACGGATGCGCGATACGCGCGCGAATGGCTCGAGCAGCAGGCGACGAGCGGAATCCTGAGCGTCGAGCGCGACGCGGACGACGGCGAGCGACGCCGATACGAGCTGCCCGCGGCGCACGCCGAGGTACTCACCGACTCCGGATCGCTGAACTTCCTCGCCCCGCTCGCGCGCATGATCGGCGCTGTGCGCCTTCCCGAGCTCGCGGCGGTGTATCGCACGGGCGACGGCATCTCGTGGAACGACTTCGGCGACGACGGGCGCGAGGCGCAGGCCGACATCAACCGGCCCTGGTTCGAGCAGCGGCTCGGCGAGGCGCTCGCCTCCGTGCCGGACCTCGACCGGATGCTCGCGCGTCCGGGAGCCCGCTTCGCCGATGTCGGCTGCGGGTACGGATGGTCGTCGGTCGCGCTCGCGCGCGCGTACCCCGAGGCATCCGTCGAAGGTTTCGACGTGGATGCACCGTCGGTCGAGGCAGCCCGGCGTACTGCCGATGCGGCCGACCTCGCCGACCGAGTGCGATTCCATCTCGCCGGCGGCGAGGAGATCGCCGAGCGCGAGCGGAGCGCACAGGGGGAGGGATTCGATGCGGCGTTCATCTTCGAGGCGCTGCACGACATGCCGTTCCCGGTCGAGGTGCTCAGGTCGATCCGCGCCGCACTGCGGCCAGGCGCCCCGCTCGTCGTCATGGACGAGGCGGTCGCCGAGCGGTTCACGCCGAACGGCGACGAGACCGAGCGCGTGATGTACGGCTACAGCCTCTTCATCTGTCTGCCCGACAGCCGCTCCGCCGAGGGCTCCGCCGCGACCGGTACCGTCATGCGCCCCGCGACCCTCGCACGCTATGCCTCCGAAGCCGGCTTCGCCGACGTCGAGATCCTGCCGATCGACGACTTCGCCGCATTCCGCTTCTACGCCCTCACCTAA
- a CDS encoding HNH endonuclease signature motif containing protein, producing MTISPLDRLHTDLGALAVVWAQAQPAFGVASAAGAGGGGGTAGRSGAGAGAGGRGGGGGGRSGAGADAGPGGDSGGGGGVDGFAALSGPGLVRVVEGAARLKRSVEAFLALAGAEVAARSAPEFGAESLAKQYGHSSPAKLVAAVTGGGQGEASRLLAVGEATRRRESFTGEVLPAKFAYVRAGLDAGVLSIEAANLITGMLARVELRADPGRLAACEQKLVQVAAGQPLSLVGRAVKAAEAQLDAGGLARADARMHAERSVTFREDADGVFHLRARLDPVTAAPVKAALDALVSDALRRRGSGLAAAAGAARAAQVGRGTDAAEVYTRDGVRGMNGAPGTSFDGDDGVGGGGGGTNDGGGTNGDGGTNGDGDGDGVVGDSGGDGGTNVGDCGPGAGPVVEDRRSIPQVQADALAELARHALGCQAAPGSVPSTTIVVRMSLDALRDGVGTAEIDGIDRPISAAAVRKLAADAELIPAVLGADSVPLDLGRSTRLFTRYQRIALMERDGGCASCGANITYAEAHHIDWWSTGGTTDLSNGVMLCASCHHQIHDQGWQIRITGRDRRGQVWFIPPPHLDPKQTPKLGGKARFTPTPSAPPQSDAAPATEPRGHPNDDAGVRRPARGRTPA from the coding sequence ATGACGATCTCTCCGCTTGACCGGTTGCACACCGATCTCGGTGCGCTCGCGGTGGTGTGGGCGCAGGCGCAGCCTGCGTTCGGGGTCGCGAGTGCTGCCGGTGCGGGTGGTGGCGGCGGTACCGCCGGCCGTTCCGGTGCGGGTGCGGGTGCAGGTGGCCGTGGAGGTGGTGGCGGTGGCCGTTCCGGGGCCGGCGCCGATGCTGGACCGGGTGGCGATTCGGGCGGCGGTGGTGGTGTGGATGGCTTCGCGGCGTTGAGTGGGCCGGGGTTGGTGCGGGTGGTCGAGGGTGCGGCGCGGTTGAAGCGGTCGGTGGAGGCGTTTCTGGCGCTGGCTGGTGCTGAGGTCGCGGCCCGGTCGGCGCCGGAGTTCGGGGCTGAGAGCTTGGCGAAACAGTACGGGCACTCGAGCCCGGCGAAGCTGGTCGCGGCGGTGACCGGGGGTGGGCAGGGTGAGGCGTCCCGGTTGCTCGCGGTCGGTGAAGCGACCCGGCGCCGGGAGTCGTTCACGGGTGAGGTGTTGCCGGCGAAGTTCGCGTACGTCCGGGCGGGGCTTGATGCGGGGGTGTTGAGCATTGAGGCGGCGAATCTGATCACGGGCATGCTGGCCCGGGTCGAGCTGCGCGCCGACCCTGGACGGTTGGCCGCGTGTGAGCAGAAGCTGGTGCAGGTCGCGGCCGGGCAACCACTGTCCCTGGTCGGCCGGGCAGTCAAAGCGGCCGAAGCGCAGCTCGATGCCGGCGGTCTGGCACGGGCCGATGCGCGGATGCATGCCGAGCGGTCGGTGACGTTCCGCGAAGACGCCGACGGGGTGTTCCATCTGCGAGCCCGCCTCGACCCGGTCACCGCGGCGCCGGTGAAGGCGGCGCTGGACGCCCTGGTCAGCGACGCACTCCGCCGACGCGGGTCAGGCCTGGCGGCTGCCGCCGGCGCGGCTCGTGCTGCGCAGGTGGGACGCGGCACCGATGCCGCCGAGGTCTACACCCGTGACGGGGTCCGGGGCATGAACGGTGCCCCCGGCACGAGCTTTGATGGCGACGACGGTGTCGGCGGCGGTGGCGGCGGCACGAATGATGGCGGCGGCACAAACGGCGACGGCGGCACGAACGGTGACGGTGACGGTGACGGCGTCGTTGGTGACAGTGGCGGTGACGGCGGCACGAACGTGGGCGATTGTGGTCCGGGTGCGGGTCCGGTGGTCGAGGACAGGCGGTCGATCCCGCAGGTGCAGGCCGACGCGTTGGCCGAGCTGGCGCGGCACGCACTGGGCTGTCAAGCCGCACCCGGATCGGTACCCTCCACCACGATCGTGGTCCGCATGAGTCTCGACGCGCTCCGCGACGGCGTAGGAACGGCGGAGATCGACGGCATCGACCGGCCGATCAGCGCAGCCGCGGTCCGCAAGCTCGCCGCCGACGCCGAACTCATCCCCGCCGTGCTCGGCGCCGACAGCGTCCCACTCGACCTCGGCCGCAGCACCCGCCTGTTCACCCGGTACCAACGCATCGCGCTCATGGAACGCGACGGTGGGTGCGCGTCCTGCGGGGCGAACATCACCTACGCCGAAGCGCACCACATCGACTGGTGGTCCACCGGCGGCACCACCGACCTGAGCAACGGGGTCATGCTCTGCGCCAGCTGCCACCACCAGATCCACGACCAAGGCTGGCAAATCCGCATCACCGGGCGCGACCGACGCGGACAGGTCTGGTTCATCCCACCACCACACCTCGACCCGAAACAGACCCCCAAACTCGGCGGCAAAGCCCGCTTCACCCCCACACCAAGCGCCCCACCACAATCCGACGCTGCTCCCGCAACCGAACCGCGAGGCCACCCGAACGACGACGCGGGCGTGCGCAGACCCGCTCGAGGCCGAACCCCCGCATGA
- a CDS encoding lycopene cyclase domain-containing protein, with translation MTYILLCAGFVALALVVALIAWRRAPRRHAWALALSAAALVVLTAVFDNVMIATGLFGYADAHISGVRLGLAPIEDFAYPIAGVLLLPALWILLGRRGGASASGETSGDHETSAAGEASAAGEASVDGRRAHGDARD, from the coding sequence GTGACGTACATCCTGCTCTGCGCCGGGTTCGTGGCCCTCGCGCTCGTGGTCGCCCTCATCGCGTGGCGGCGCGCTCCGCGCAGGCACGCCTGGGCGCTCGCGCTGAGCGCCGCCGCGCTCGTCGTGCTGACCGCGGTCTTCGACAACGTGATGATCGCCACCGGCCTGTTCGGGTACGCCGACGCCCACATCTCGGGTGTGCGCCTCGGGCTCGCGCCGATCGAGGACTTCGCCTACCCGATCGCCGGCGTGCTGCTGCTGCCGGCCCTCTGGATCCTGCTCGGCCGACGGGGCGGGGCTTCGGCGTCGGGCGAGACATCCGGCGACCACGAGACATCCGCAGCCGGCGAGGCATCCGCTGCCGGCGAGGCATCCGTCGACGGGAGGCGAGCGCATGGCGACGCGCGCGACTGA
- a CDS encoding lycopene cyclase domain-containing protein, with amino-acid sequence MSFVYLAALLVSIGCMVLLDRRFALFFWRAPGRAAAVLGVGVAFFLAWDVAGIALGIFFREVNDISTGLLVAPQLPIEEVVFLTFLCYLTMVLYTGCLAWRSHLAARRPRSRETTPEGAADATGRARGTRSSRAAGEQGASAGLRSPRSSSGSPAAPRPGTPSAPDGPNPRADGGTA; translated from the coding sequence ATGAGCTTCGTCTATCTCGCGGCGCTCCTGGTCTCGATCGGGTGCATGGTGCTGCTCGACCGGCGCTTCGCGCTGTTCTTCTGGCGGGCGCCGGGCCGCGCAGCGGCCGTGCTCGGCGTCGGGGTCGCGTTCTTCCTCGCGTGGGACGTGGCCGGCATCGCGCTCGGCATCTTCTTCCGCGAGGTCAACGACATCTCGACCGGGCTGCTCGTCGCCCCGCAGCTGCCGATCGAGGAGGTCGTGTTCCTCACGTTCCTCTGCTACCTCACGATGGTGCTCTACACCGGATGCCTCGCGTGGCGGTCGCACCTCGCGGCCCGCCGTCCGCGGTCGCGGGAGACGACACCGGAGGGTGCCGCCGATGCGACGGGCCGCGCACGCGGGACCCGGTCATCGCGTGCGGCGGGCGAGCAGGGAGCGTCGGCCGGGCTGCGCTCACCGCGGTCGTCGAGCGGGTCGCCCGCTGCCCCCCGGCCGGGTACGCCGAGCGCGCCCGACGGACCGAACCCTCGAGCGGACGGGGGTACGGCGTGA